TGAAGGCGACGTTGTGTCACGTTACAAGGACATCGATGACGAGTATGATATTCGCCTTCGAGTGAAAGAAACCCAACGCAATATCGGATCATCACTCAGGAACTTCCTCATCCCATCATCTAAGGAAGTGGAGGGCATCGATGATTTTCAGGTGCCGCTTTCACGAGTGGCGAGTATCGAGAAGTGGGGAGGACCAGCAGAGAAGACCCGTTTCAATCGAAAACGGGAGTATCGAGTGCTCGCGAATGTTGAGGGTCGCTTTTCAGGCAATGTCAGACAGGATGTCGAGGCCGGCTATGCCGATATTGACATGCTTCCCGGATATGATATAGCTCCGGTTGGTGAAGGAAATTACCAGAAAGAAGCATTTAACTACATTTTTGAATCTCTGATTCTGGCAATCATATTCATCTACCTGCTCCTGGCTTCGCAGTTCAATCATTTTCTTGATCCGCTGTCGATCATGGTTTCACTGCCGTTATCGCTGGTGGGGGCATTTCTAGGGCTCCTCGCATTTGGCAGCTCTATTTCGATCATCTCCTTGATCGGTGTGATTATGCTGATGGGACTGGTGACGAAGAATGCTATTCTTTTGATAGACTTCACGAAACAGGCACGGGCGAGGGGTTTGTCTAGAACCGAGGCACTGCTGCAATCAGGGCCCATACGGTTCCGTCCTATCATGATGACCACGGCATCGATGGTCTTCGGTGTCCTTCCTCTCGCTCTCGGATTGGGTCCTGGCGCTGAACTGCGGGCACCGATTGCCCGGGTTGTCATTGGTGGGCTGATATCGTCAACAGCCTTGACTTTGGTCGTGGTTCCCGTAGTATACACCATATTCGACGACATTGCTCAATGGTTTGGCGGTTCACGGCGAAAGGATCAGGAACTTGAGAAGGCTGCGGATGCGGTATAGCGATCTCCGCTCCACAAGCGAGCTATTCAAGGACTTCATCTATGATCCCGGTGCGCTATCGCGATGGCTCGGCCCATCATTTCACGATGCGGACAGCTTCAGGAAAACAGCTGCTCGTCTCCTCGCCACAGAATATGACAGGGATGAGCTTGCCCGAATTCTAAGGTTTCAGAACGAGGAATTCGGAGCCTCTGAGCCCACGCTCAAGAACATCGAGCACATTGCAGATGGGAACGCTTTGTGCGCGATCGCCGGGCATCAAGTTGTGATGCTTGGCGGCCCCGCAATGATTCTCCACAAAGCACTCACTGTGATCAAGCTCTCCGAGAAGCTCAGCAATCTGTTAGCACATCCGGTCGTGCCGGTTTTCTGGCTGGCGACTGACGACCACGATTTCGCTGAAGTCGATCATGTCTTGCTACCGAGAGATGATGGCAGTATCGAGAAGATTTCTTACAGCCCGGCGATTCCGATAAGCGATAGAGCTATGGCGGATGTCATTCTCGATGAAAATTCCACACAGTTCATTGATATGGTTTCTGAGCAGCTCGCCGAGACCGAGTATAAGAAAGAGCTTATCGAAGATTTGCGACGATTCTATGCTCCGGGCAAGAGCATCTACGAATCATTTGCACGCTTTCTTCTCAATCATCTCGGCAGGTGCGGCCTTGTGCTTGTCAATCCTTCCAACCCGGGGCTCAGGAAGCTTTCAGCGAGCATTGTCGCCAGAGAAGTCTCGGAGTTTAAATCAGCTCGTGATACAATCAGACTTGCCAATCAGTCACTAACCGACGCCGGATATCATCTGCAGGTCGAGCGCGATGAGCAATACCTGAATCTGTTTCATGTCGATGGAATGCGCACCAGGGTGGGATTCCATGACGGACGTTTCTTCATAGAGGGCGTGGAAGATTCTGTGACAGAACCGGCGCTGCTTGATTTGATTTCGAATCATCCGGAGAGGTTTTCACCAAATGTGCTTCTCCGTCCCATTGTGCAATCTCACCTGTTGCCTGTACTGGCGTTTGTCGGAGGTCCTGCAGAGGTCGCCTACTCCACGCAGATAGGATCACTGTACGACCAATTCGATGTTGTCCCGCCGGTTGTTTGTCCTCGGATGTCTGCTACGATCGTTGAGTCCCGGTGGGCGAAGTTCATTGACAAGAACGGTGTTGACATGAAACAGCTGCAGACAATATCTGAACGTGAAGAACTGTTGACTGCGCTGCTTAAGGCTAAGTTCCCAGAGGGTATCACAGCGTCTACGGATGAAGGCCACCAACGCGTCTTGGATGTTCTGGGTGAAATTCGCAGCAAACTTGGTGAGGAGAAGAGCCTTTTGCAGGCACTCGAACAGACCAGGAAGAAAATCGACTTTGAATTGAACTCGTTTAAGAACCGAGTGTTTAAGGCACACAGGAAAGCGAACGATGATTTTTCTCAGCAATTCAGAAAGATGGCAGCTCACCTCTTCCCGGAGCAGTCATTGCAGGAGCGACTTTGCAGTCTTGTGTATTTCACAAACAAGTATGGGCCGGGAATAGTAGAAACTATATTCAACTCTCTCAGTATAGATGACCATGATCATCAGATCATATACCTATAGGTAGTAGCGACTATGAGAATTGGAATTACATGTCATCCTGTCATCGGCGGTTCCGGGGTTGTAGCATCGGAACTCGGTATTGCGCTGGCGGAGAAGGGACACCAGGTTCACCTGATAAGTTACGATCTGCCGGTCAGGGTTGACCGATTTATGGAGAATCTCTATTACCACCAGGTCGAATTCGATAGCTATCCGGTATTCAAGTATCCGCCATACACTTTAGCGCTTGCAGCGAAGCTTGCGGAGGTGGCCAAGACGTGGACACT
This is a stretch of genomic DNA from Candidatus Zixiibacteriota bacterium. It encodes these proteins:
- the bshC gene encoding bacillithiol biosynthesis cysteine-adding enzyme BshC, coding for MRYSDLRSTSELFKDFIYDPGALSRWLGPSFHDADSFRKTAARLLATEYDRDELARILRFQNEEFGASEPTLKNIEHIADGNALCAIAGHQVVMLGGPAMILHKALTVIKLSEKLSNLLAHPVVPVFWLATDDHDFAEVDHVLLPRDDGSIEKISYSPAIPISDRAMADVILDENSTQFIDMVSEQLAETEYKKELIEDLRRFYAPGKSIYESFARFLLNHLGRCGLVLVNPSNPGLRKLSASIVAREVSEFKSARDTIRLANQSLTDAGYHLQVERDEQYLNLFHVDGMRTRVGFHDGRFFIEGVEDSVTEPALLDLISNHPERFSPNVLLRPIVQSHLLPVLAFVGGPAEVAYSTQIGSLYDQFDVVPPVVCPRMSATIVESRWAKFIDKNGVDMKQLQTISEREELLTALLKAKFPEGITASTDEGHQRVLDVLGEIRSKLGEEKSLLQALEQTRKKIDFELNSFKNRVFKAHRKANDDFSQQFRKMAAHLFPEQSLQERLCSLVYFTNKYGPGIVETIFNSLSIDDHDHQIIYL